Proteins encoded by one window of uncultured Draconibacterium sp.:
- a CDS encoding alpha/beta hydrolase-fold protein — MKKKLFLALFCFFVVLGANAQELANFMGRAPVISPEFGEETVTFRISAPDAKLVRLYGSWMEARNSSVNMMKDTAGVWSVSVPTPSPELYTYNFIVDGLVVNDALNVFMQRDGTRYLSVLLVPGELTENYFEANEHGNLSKVWYDSPTLGINRRMFVYTPYGYETSGEDYPVLYLLHGGGGDEDAWSTMGRARQILDNLIEKGLAKPMICVMPNGNPGQQAARTQLLEEKPFDYRNEATRNDYINSLVKDIVPYIEGHYRVIAKPEARAVSGLSMGGGHTTSVTVNYPGVFDYILPLSSGMRGEPSVIDPQLQKIKEAGYKLYWVACGKDDFLAYQSSVNLDEALTRNGMEHTFFVTEGGHTWANWRVYLNTFAPLLFK; from the coding sequence ATGAAGAAAAAACTTTTCCTTGCACTATTTTGCTTTTTCGTAGTTCTGGGGGCCAACGCTCAGGAATTAGCAAATTTTATGGGCCGTGCACCCGTTATTTCTCCTGAATTTGGAGAAGAAACTGTGACTTTCAGAATATCAGCACCCGATGCCAAACTGGTGCGTCTTTATGGCTCGTGGATGGAAGCTCGAAATTCGTCAGTAAATATGATGAAAGATACTGCCGGTGTTTGGTCGGTAAGTGTTCCAACGCCATCGCCAGAGTTGTATACGTACAACTTTATTGTAGATGGTTTGGTAGTGAACGATGCACTTAACGTTTTTATGCAGCGCGACGGAACCCGCTACCTAAGTGTTTTGCTTGTTCCGGGCGAACTGACTGAAAATTATTTTGAAGCCAACGAACACGGAAACCTTTCAAAAGTTTGGTACGACTCGCCAACACTTGGAATTAACCGACGCATGTTTGTTTACACGCCTTACGGTTACGAAACCAGTGGTGAAGATTACCCGGTTTTATATTTGCTACACGGTGGCGGTGGCGACGAAGACGCATGGAGTACCATGGGACGTGCCCGTCAGATTTTGGATAACCTGATTGAAAAAGGATTAGCAAAACCAATGATTTGTGTAATGCCAAATGGAAATCCTGGTCAGCAGGCTGCCAGAACACAGTTGCTTGAAGAAAAACCGTTTGATTACCGCAACGAGGCAACCCGGAATGATTACATCAATAGTCTTGTAAAAGACATTGTTCCTTACATCGAAGGTCATTACCGCGTAATTGCCAAGCCCGAAGCCAGAGCTGTTTCCGGTCTTTCAATGGGTGGCGGGCATACAACTTCTGTTACTGTAAACTATCCGGGAGTATTCGATTACATTCTTCCATTAAGCTCAGGAATGAGAGGAGAACCTTCTGTTATAGATCCTCAATTACAGAAAATCAAAGAAGCCGGATATAAACTTTACTGGGTAGCTTGTGGAAAAGACGATTTTCTGGCTTACCAAAGCAGTGTAAATCTTGATGAAGCGCTTACGCGTAATGGAATGGAACATACTTTCTTTGTTACTGAAGGCGGTCATACCTGGGCAAACTGGCGTGTGTATCTGAATACTTTTGCTCCGCTGCTTTTTAAATAG
- a CDS encoding alpha/beta hydrolase-fold protein encodes MKKYIISLIALLLCAGAFAQEIGNFMGREQIVSPEIGDNGITFRYSAPYADDVKLTGGFAPTVKRETPFGSMDMPGNIDMIKGANGLWSVTVPLPEPELYTYSFIVDGVSVNDPNNIFMQRDGTRYLSVLLVPGELTENYFEANERGNLNQVWYESPTLGMTRRLFVYTPYGYADSKDKYPVLYLLHGAGGDEDAWSTMGRACQILDNLIEKGLAKPMICVMPNGNPTQYAARTLMIDEKPRENNGPGAGMMSNDYPKSIVEDIVPFIEKTYRVDAKPKSRAIAGLSMGGGHTIATSLMYPGFFDYICPLSMGIGGMRFGNSEVDEEEMMNNYKKQFTALNKEGYKLYFLACGDSDFLFESAKNLDKMLTDTGCKHEFFVTPGGHTWSNWRIYLNTFAPKLFK; translated from the coding sequence ATGAAAAAATATATAATCTCATTAATAGCCCTGTTGCTTTGTGCAGGTGCATTTGCCCAGGAAATAGGCAACTTTATGGGCCGCGAACAGATTGTTTCACCCGAAATTGGAGACAATGGAATTACTTTCCGCTATTCGGCTCCTTATGCTGATGATGTAAAACTCACCGGAGGTTTTGCACCAACTGTGAAAAGAGAAACTCCGTTTGGATCAATGGACATGCCCGGAAATATTGATATGATAAAAGGCGCAAATGGTTTATGGTCGGTAACAGTACCACTGCCAGAGCCTGAACTTTATACCTACAGTTTTATTGTTGACGGAGTAAGTGTAAACGACCCCAACAATATTTTTATGCAACGCGACGGTACTCGTTATTTGAGTGTGTTGCTGGTTCCCGGAGAATTGACTGAAAATTACTTTGAAGCCAACGAAAGAGGTAATCTCAACCAGGTTTGGTACGAATCGCCAACTTTGGGAATGACGCGTCGTTTGTTTGTTTACACACCTTACGGTTATGCCGACAGCAAAGACAAATATCCGGTGCTTTATTTGTTGCACGGTGCCGGTGGCGACGAAGATGCATGGAGTACCATGGGACGAGCCTGCCAGATTCTGGATAACCTGATTGAAAAAGGATTGGCAAAACCGATGATTTGTGTAATGCCAAACGGTAATCCAACACAATATGCTGCGCGCACTTTAATGATCGATGAAAAACCAAGAGAAAATAATGGTCCTGGCGCGGGAATGATGAGTAACGATTATCCGAAAAGTATTGTGGAAGACATTGTTCCGTTCATTGAAAAAACATACCGTGTTGACGCAAAACCAAAATCACGAGCCATTGCAGGTCTTTCAATGGGGGGCGGTCACACTATTGCCACTTCTCTAATGTATCCTGGATTTTTCGATTACATCTGCCCATTGAGCATGGGAATTGGTGGAATGCGGTTTGGCAACAGTGAAGTTGATGAAGAAGAGATGATGAATAACTATAAAAAGCAATTTACCGCACTAAACAAGGAAGGTTATAAACTGTACTTTCTGGCTTGTGGCGATTCTGATTTTCTTTTTGAATCAGCGAAAAATCTGGATAAAATGTTAACTGATACGGGATGTAAACATGAGTTCTTTGTAACTCCTGGTGGACATACCTGGTCGAACTGGCGGATTTACCTGAATACTTTTGCTCCCAAGCTTTTTAAATAA